From the genome of Perca flavescens isolate YP-PL-M2 chromosome 1, PFLA_1.0, whole genome shotgun sequence, one region includes:
- the LOC114558512 gene encoding THAP domain-containing protein 6-like, with translation MPEHCASYSCSNRRTIENRAWGITFHKFPKNKDVRKKWEVAMRREGFTATCSSVLCSHHFKEEDFDRTGQIVRLRDGVIPSVFSFPVHLQRLEKGRATSTSRRAEESLSVASQDSQEMSTSHPQPQANDDHGYALPASPTALKTRLNEALARVESLEQDKKNAMAREKRAQTTVKSLLGDLREKNLINEELQEKLEFYSDLQIDLMAKQCHEYTKDYREFALTLHLHGPKAYKYLRETQHFPLPHPHTLQRWLRSVDAKPSLNKMMLDMLERRCQAVCFTHVGCHVPQKTCAI, from the exons ATGCCAGAGCATTGTGCATCGTACTCCTGCTCAAATCGGCGGACTATTGAAAACAGGGCTTGGGGGATTACTTTTCACAA gttTCCCAAGAATAAAGATGTGAGGAAGAAGTGGGAAGTGGCTATGAGGAGGGAAGGATTTACTGCCACTTGTTCCTCAGTGCTTTGCAGTCACCATTTCAAGGAAGAAGATTTTGATAGGACGGGTCAGATTGTTCGACTCCGAGATGGTGTTATTCCATCCGTCTTCAGCTTCCCAGTTCACCTCCAAAGA TTGGAAAAGGGCAGGGCTACGTCTACCTCCAGAAGAGCTGAAGAAAGCCTGTCCGTGGCCTCTCAGGATTCCCAAGAAATGTCAACCTCACACCCACAACCTCAGGCTAATGAT GATCATGGCTATGCCTTGCCTGCGTCTCCTACCGCTCTTAAGACCAGACTCAATGAGGCCTTGGCAAGAGTGGAAAGTCTGGAGCAAGACAAGAAGAATGCCATGGCCAGAGAAAAGAGGGCACAGACCACAGTAAAGAGTCTTTTGGGGGATTTGAGGGAAAAGAACCTCATTAATGAAGAGCTCCAAGAGAAGCTTGAATTCTACTCCG ATCTTCAGATAGACCTCATGGCAAAGCAGTGTCATGAGTACACAAAGGACTATAGAGAGTTTGCGCTCACGCTCCATCTACATGGTCCAAAGGCATACAAATACCTCCGAGAGACTCAACATTTTCCCCTCCCACATCCACATACATTACAAAG GTGGTTGCGTTCGGTGGATGCCAAGCCTAGTCTGAACAAGATGATGCTGGATATGCTGGAGAGAAGATGCCAAGCAGTGTGTTTCACTCATGTTGGATGCCATGTCCCTCAGAAAACATGTGCAATATAA